From Brienomyrus brachyistius isolate T26 chromosome 21, BBRACH_0.4, whole genome shotgun sequence, the proteins below share one genomic window:
- the rgs2 gene encoding regulator of G-protein signaling 2 — MQTPLDLDQVHRSARMDTRCARRGKVMSESRSETKPKTWRSRLHFFLRNYSEARTGSRSYRPTVEEVNQWSLSLENLLSHKYGLAAYRIFLKSEFCEENLEFWLACEEFKRVQCPSKLASRARKIYEEFIKAESPKEINVDFHTKDAIARSLNAPPPTCFLKAQRKVFSLMENSSYPRFKESEIYKELCELARRKA, encoded by the exons ATGCAGACGCCTCTCGATTTGGATCAGGTGCACAGATCAGCGAGGATGGACACACGGTGTGCACGTCGCGGAAAGGTCATGTCGGAATCTCGCAGTGAGACTAA ACCAAAAACCTGGAGGTCCAGACTGCATTTCTTTTTGCGGAATTATTCTGAGGCAAGGACAGGTTCACGATCTTACAG GCCAACTGTTGAAGAAGTAAACCAGTGGTCTTTGTCACTCGAAAATTTGCTTTCTCATAAGT ATGGACTAGCGGCATATCGGATCTTCTTGAAGTCGGAGTTCTGTGAGGAGAACCTTGAATTCTGGCTTGCGTGTGAAGAGTTTAAAAGAGTACAGTGCCCTTCCAAACTTGCATCCAGAGCTAGAAAAATCTATGAAGAATTCATTAAGGCCGAGTCTCCAAAAGAG ATCAACGTGGATTTTCACACTAAGGACGCGATTGCTAGGAGTCTTAACGCGCCACCCCCCACCTGTTTCCTGAAAGCACAGAGGAAAGTCTTCAGTCTGATGGAAAACAGCTCATACCCTCGGTTCAAAGAGTCTGAGATCTACAAGGAACTGTGCGAACTGGCAAGGAGAAAGGCCTAA
- the uchl5 gene encoding ubiquitin carboxyl-terminal hydrolase isozyme L5 yields the protein MTGSAGEWCLMESDPGVFTELIKGFGCKGAQVEEIWSMEPENFEKLKPVHGLIFLFKWQPGEEPAGSIVQDSRLDHIFFAKQVINNACATQAIISVLLNCCHQDVQLGDTLSEFREFSQSFDAAMKGLALSNSEVIRQVHNSFARQQMFEFDAKSSAKDEDAFHFVSYVPVKGRLYELDGLREGPIDLGVCNQDEWISAVRPVIEKRILKYSEGEIRFNLMAIVSDRKMIYNQKIAELQSRLAEEEPMDTDQSNNLLCSIQSEIAKYQLLVEEENQKLQRYKMENIRRKHNYLPFIMELLKTLAEYQQLIPLVEKAKEKQNAKNAQEAK from the exons ATGACGGGGAGTGCGGGCGAATGGTGTCTGATGGAGAGCGATCCGGGGGTCTTTACGGAACTGATCAAAGGCTTCG GATGCAAAGGTGCCCAAGTCGAAGAGATATGGAGCATGGAACCGGAAAACTTTGAAAAACTGAa ACCAGTTCATGGGCTGATTTTCCTTTTCAAGTGGCAGCCAGGAGAGGAGCCCGCCGGTTCCATTGTCCAGGACTCGCGGCTGGACCACATTTTCTTTGCCAAGCAG GTCATTAACAATGCGTGTGCCACTCAGGCAATTATTAGCGTGCTGTTGAACTGCTGTCACCAAGACGTGCAGCTTGGGGACACATTGTCTGAGTTCCGGGAATTCTCGCAGAGTTTCGACGCGGCT aTGAAAGGTCTGGCACTGAGTAACTCTGAGGTGATACGACAAGTTCATAATAGTTTTGCCAG ACAACAGATGTTTGAGTTTGACGCAAAGTCATCTGCGAAGGATGAAGATGCGTTCCACTTTGTGAGTTACGTTCCAGTGAAAGGGAGGCTGTACGAGCTGGACGGGCTCCGTGAAGGCCCGATTGACCTTG GGGTTTGTAACCAAGATGAGTGGATCAGCGCAGTCCGGCCCGTTATTGAGAAAAGAATTCTCAA GTACAGTGAAGGCGAGATACGGTTTAACCTGATGGCGATAGTGTCAGACCGAAAGATGATTTATAATCAAAAGATTGCCGAACTGCAGAGTCGGCTTGCTGAG GAGGAACCAATGGATACCGATCAAAGTAACAATCTACTTTGCTCCATTCAGTCAGAAATTGCGAAATATCAGCTTCTCGTAGAAGAGGAGAATCAGAAGCTGCAGCGATATAAA ATGGAAAACATCCGGCGAAAGCACAATTACCTACCATTCATCATGGAACTGCTCAAGACATTAGCTGAGTACCAGCAGTTGATACCATTGGTGGAAAAG GCAAAAGAGAAGCAAAatgctaaaaatgcccaggaggctAAATGA
- the LOC125716244 gene encoding regulator of G-protein signaling 8-like: MAIKEPLEEADCWGDSVDRLLECKSGQMAFREFLKTEYSEENILFWLACEDYKKIKSTPEMISTANRIYTEYVQTEAPRQINIDCGTRENITQNISQPSLTSFDTAQRLIYGLMAKDCYPRFLKSDIYQAYLTRSKKR; this comes from the exons GGAGCCCCTGGAAGAGGCTGACTGCTGGGGAGACTCCGTGGACAGACTTTTGGAATGTAAAT CCGGCCAGATGGCTTTCCGGGAGTTCCTGAAGACTGAGTACAGTGAGGAGAATATCTTGTTTTGGTTGGCCTGTGAGGATTATAAGAAAATTAAATCAACTCCTGAGATGATTTCTACTGCAAACAGGATCTACACTGAATATGTACAAACAGAGGCCCCAAGACAG ATTAATATTGACTGTGGAACCAGAGaaaatataacacaaaataTTTCCCAACCAAGCCTCACTTCCTTTGATACGGCACAACGCTTAATTTATGGTCTGATGGCGAAGGACTGTTACCCAAGATTCCTGAAATCCGACATTTACCAGGCGTACCTGACGCGTTCCAAGAAGAGATGA
- the rgs13 gene encoding regulator of G-protein signaling 13 produces the protein MIAEDQRKNKSLGKNLVCHLQCMFFNKPSSEKLNPEETYMWSQSLDKLLESKYGMATFHAFLKSEYSDENIEFWLTCEDYKKLKSSLKLNSRAKKIYEQYIQAEAPKEINIDHQTRELIKRNLKTPTICCFDEAQKIVYGLMERDSYPRFLRSDVYRTVLESVTDSVRS, from the exons ATGATTGCAGAAGATCAGAGAAAAAACAAATCTCT AGGGAAAAACCTGGTATGTCACCTGCAATGCATGTTCTTCAACAAGCCTTCCTCTGAAAA ATTAAACCCAGAAGAAACATACATGTGGTCTCAGTCGTTAGACAAACTTCTTGAGTCAAAAT ACGGAATGGCTACTTTTCATGCATTTCTGAAGTCAGAATACAGCGACGAGAACATCGAATTCTGGCTGACGTGCGAAGACTACAAAAAATTAAAGTCTTCCTTAAAGTTGAACTCCAGGGCAAAGAAGATATATGAACAGTACATCCAGGCCGAAGCACCAAAAGAG ATTAACATCGACCATCAGACCCGGGAGCTGATAAAgagaaacttgaagactccaaCCATTTGCTGTTTCGACGAAGCTCAGAAGATAGTTTATGGACTTATGGAGAGAGACTCTTACCCCAGATTTCTCAGGTCTGATGTTTACAGGACTGTGTTGGAATCCGTGACTGATTCTGTCAGGAGTTGA